The following are from one region of the Staphylococcus argenteus genome:
- a CDS encoding nucleotide sugar dehydrogenase, with the protein MKLAVVGLGYIGLPTSIMFAKHGVDVLGVDINQKTIDKLQSGQISIEEPGLQEVYEDVLASGKLKVSTTPEASDVFIIAVPTPNNDDQYKSCDISLVMSALDSILPFLEKGNTIIVESTIAPKTMDDFVKSVIENLGFIIGEDIYLVHCPERVLPGKILEELVHNNRIIGGVTKACIEAGKRVYRTFVQGEMIETDARTAEMSKLMENTYRDVNIALANELTKICNNLNINVLDVIEMANKHPRVNIHQPGPGVGGHCLAVDPYFIIAKDPENAALIQTGREINNSMPAYVVHKTKEMLKVLNGNKVAVFGLTYKGDVDDIRESPAFDIYQLLLQENDIKVSAYDPHVELDFVEHEMARAVSDASLVLILSDHSEFKHLTDNDFKGMKHKVIFDTKNVVKSAFKDVSYYNYGNIFDFMDKHIL; encoded by the coding sequence ATGAAATTAGCAGTAGTTGGCTTAGGTTATATCGGTTTACCAACATCAATTATGTTTGCAAAGCATGGTGTCGATGTGCTTGGTGTTGATATAAATCAAAAAACAATAGATAAGTTACAAAGCGGTCAAATTAGTATTGAAGAACCAGGATTGCAAGAAGTTTATGAAGATGTACTGGCATCGGGTAAATTAAAAGTATCCACAACACCTGAAGCATCTGATGTATTTATCATTGCAGTACCGACACCGAACAATGATGATCAATATAAATCATGTGATATTTCTCTTGTAATGAGTGCACTCGACAGTATTTTACCATTTTTAGAAAAGGGAAATACCATTATTGTTGAATCGACAATAGCGCCTAAAACGATGGATGATTTTGTAAAATCAGTTATTGAAAATTTAGGATTTATAATAGGTGAGGATATTTATTTAGTCCATTGTCCAGAACGCGTATTGCCAGGAAAAATTTTAGAAGAATTGGTTCATAATAATCGTATTATTGGTGGCGTGACTAAAGCGTGTATTGAAGCAGGAAAACGTGTTTATCGTACATTTGTACAGGGCGAAATGATTGAAACTGATGCGCGTACTGCTGAAATGAGTAAGTTAATGGAAAATACGTACAGAGATGTCAATATAGCTTTAGCGAATGAGTTAACTAAAATATGTAATAACTTAAATATTAATGTGTTGGATGTTATTGAAATGGCTAATAAACACCCACGTGTTAATATCCATCAACCTGGTCCAGGCGTGGGTGGTCATTGTTTGGCAGTAGATCCTTACTTTATTATTGCTAAAGACCCTGAAAATGCAGCGCTCATCCAAACTGGACGTGAAATTAATAATTCAATGCCAGCCTATGTCGTTCATAAAACGAAAGAAATGCTTAAAGTGCTTAACGGGAATAAAGTTGCAGTCTTTGGTTTAACATATAAAGGTGATGTAGACGATATTAGAGAATCCCCGGCATTTGACATTTATCAATTGCTATTGCAGGAGAACGATATCAAAGTAAGTGCGTATGATCCACATGTTGAATTAGATTTTGTCGAACATGAAATGGCGCGTGCAGTTTCAGATGCATCGCTAGTATTAATTTTAAGTGATCATTCAGAATTTAAACATTTAACAGATAACGATTTTAAAGGAATGAAACATAAAGTAATTTTTGATACTAAGAATGTTGTTAAATCTGCATTTAAAGATGTATCATATTATAATTATGGCAATATATTTGATTTTATGGACAAACACATTTTATAA